A genomic region of Phragmites australis chromosome 2, lpPhrAust1.1, whole genome shotgun sequence contains the following coding sequences:
- the LOC133903462 gene encoding probable RNA-dependent RNA polymerase SHL2 codes for MSQMQSFHKCRRPCCLISTGFCRTVMLLFEVVTTSCAEQGNTGALMLSAGFAPGAEPHLKAMHLVIRSAQLQDLLGKRRIFVPKGRWLMGCLDEPGVLEQGQCFIRASVPSLNNCFVKQGLKFPSANKNAEIIVGTVVIAKNPCLHPGDARVLEAVDVLHHLVDCLVFPKKGERPHANEASGSDLDGYFVTWDEKLIPPGKKSWNPMDYSPVEAKQLPRQISQHDLCRLTKSIIQPVAQ; via the exons ATGTCCCAGATGCAATCTTTTCACAAATGCAGAAGGCCATGCTGTCTAATCTCAACAGGATTTTGTCGGACAGTGATGTTGCTTTTTGAGGTTGTAACAACCTCTTGTGCTGAGCAAGGAAACACTGGAGCACTGATGCTGAGTGCTGGCTTTGCACCTGGAGCTGAACCACACCTGAAAGCAATGCACTTGGTTATAAGGTCCGCACAGCTACAGGATCTCTTGGGGAAAAGAAGGATTTTTGTGCCGAAGGGAAGGTGGTTGATGGGCTGCCTTGATGAACCTGGGGTCCTTGAGCAAGGACAGTGCTTTATTCGGGCCTCAGTTCCATCACTGAATAATTGTTTTGTGAAGCAAGGTTTAAAATTTCCCTCAGCAAACAAAAATGCAGAGATCATTGTTGGTACAGTTGTAATAGCAAAGAACCCATGCCTTCACCCAGGGGATGCCCGGGTCCTTGAAGCAGTTGATGTACTGCATCACCTTGTTGATTGCTTGGTCTTCCCCAAGAAAGGTGAGAGGCCACATGCCAATGAAGCATCTGGGAGTGATCTTGATGGTTACTTTGTGACATGGGATGAGAAACTTATACCTCCTGGCAAGAAGAGTTGGAACCCTATGGACTATTCTCCAGTCGAAGCAAAACAGCTTCCACGCCAAATATCTCAACAT GATCTTTGCAGGTTGACGAAATCAATAATTCAGCCGGTTGCACAATAG